The window AAATGACGGTCGACCGTGAGATTCGTAGAGGCTATAAATCGTTGCCAGAGCATGTGAACCGCATGGATAAATCGATTAAGCGCCATATTATTGTCGATCATATGGATGAGAAATCAAAGGCTGTCTTACGGGAATTTCTACAAAACCATAATGCCGATATGTGGGACAGATCCTTGCAGCAGCTGAAGGATGACTTAGGAGCATAAGCTCAGGGAGGGACCCTGGGCTTTTTTTGTTGGAGCGTGGAGGAGGAAAACGGAAGTGGATGTCAGAGCAGAGGCATAGTTCGGACAGAGTTACCAGGAAACCGGAAGAAGAAGTCTGAGATAATCAATCTCCCTTGCCTTACAAAAAAGCTGCACGCCATTTTCTGCATGCAGCTTTCTTCCTTTAAGACCATGGCAGCACCCTTTTATACCATGGGGCTCGGTCGTCATTCTCGTGTTCTTCACGATGCTTTTTCTTTTTCCCTTTTGCTTCTTTTTCTTCTTCTAATAAATGCTCTGTGCAATACTCAGTTGGCTCAGTTCCGGCGGCGAAGTAGGTGTAGCGTTTGACTGGACAGTCCTCGGTAGCCAGCTTTCCGTTAACCGGATCCAAATACATGCCAACCGTCCCTTTAGGGGCTTTAAAGGATTTTTCCGGCGTGCCTTCAAGAGCCTGCTCCATAAACTGAACCCAGACATTTTTGGCATACATTTGATCCAGTCTGCCTTCAATTGGCTGACCGTCATCAAAGCCGGTCCAGACGGCTGTGACAAGCTGCGGTGAAAAGCCAATCATCCAGCTGTCTGTATTGGTGGAGCCGGATTTGCCGGCATAGGTCCGCGTCATGTCGTTGATAATCGTAGTGCCGGTGACACTGGCGTAGCCGTTTAACTTTTTATCAAACATACCTGTCATCATATGTGTCATCACAAAGGCTAACTCCGGCTGCAGTACCGCCTCGGGCTCTGACGAATGCTCATAAATCACTTCACCCTTATGGTTTTCCACCTTTTTAATCATCACCGGCGTGACCTTTTTTCCACCGTTGGCAAACAGACTGTAGGCATTAGCCATTTCAATCACGCGCACACCGGACGTGCCAAGGGCAAGGGAAGGCACCTTCGCCATATCGGAAGTAATGCCAAAGCGCTTAGCCGTTTCTACTAGAGTCTCCTCGCCGAGAAATAGGTGGGTTTTTACGGCATAGACATTGTCGGACAAGGCCAGTGCCTGGACCATTGTCAGATCGTCCTCGGCATATTGATTGTTAAAATTATGCGGCGTATACTCAGCGCGTTCATCATCAAACTTGAAGGTGGTCAGCTCACTGCGCATCGTTGAAGCGGGCGTGAAGCCTTGCTCAAGTGCGGCATAATATAGGAGCGGCTTGATGGTCGAACCCGGCTGACGCTCAGCCTGGGTGACGCGGTTATAAGGGCTTTCCGTATAATCCCGACCGCCAATAAGCGCCTTGACATAGCCGTTTTTCGGATTCATCGCGACAAAGCCGACTTGGATATCAGAATCCTCGGATATTTGCTTTTCAATCGTTTCCTCAGCCATTTTCTGCTGCTCCAAATCAAGCGTGGTAAAAACCTTCAACCCGCCTAGCTCAATCGTTCGATCGTCGAGCTTCAGCACCTGTGATAGCTGCTGTCTGACAGCATCCTGGAAATAGGGCGCTGTGACGAGCTTTGTATGCGGATGCTTGCCGACAATCGTCAGCGACTCCTGCTTCGCTTTGTCTGCTTTACTTTTATCAATTAAATGATTCTCCTGCATCGCCGTCAAGATGATGCCCTGGCGCAGCTTTGCTTTTTCAAGAGAGGCAAGCGGAGAGTATATGCTCGGCCCCTTCGGAATGCCCGCCAGCATCGAGGCCTCGGCCAGTGACAGCTCGGAGGCATTTTTACCAAAGTAAAACTGACTGGCTGCTTGGGCACCGTAGGCCCCGTGGCCGTAATAAATCGTATTCAAGTAGCCCTCGAGAATTTGTTCCTTCGAATAATTCATTTCAAGGCGAATCGTATAAAAGGCTTCGTTCAGCTTCCGCTGCCATGTTTTATCATGCTCAAGATAAAGGTTCCGCGCATACTGCTGGCTGATGGTGCTGGCACCCTGCACCTTTGCCATTGCCTTAAGGTCAGCCAGAGCGGCACCGGCAATTCGCTTGTAGTCAAAGCCGTGATGCTCGTAAAAATTGCGGTCCTCAATCGCCAGTGTGGCATCAATCAGATGCGGGCTAATTTCGTTAAAATTAACCCAGTACCGCTTCTGCCCGTTGTTGCTTTCCCCAATCACCGCGCCGTTGTCGTCATAAATCAGTGTGGACTGCGGAACAGAAAGCGGCGGCGGACCGAGCACCTTCGCATACACCATAATCCCAATGATAAAAAGAACCATCAAGCAGGCAAGAATAAGACAAAGAAAGAATAAGGCCCGTAAATATTTAATCGTTTTGCGAAAACGATGGTCTGTCATGATTTCCATAGTGCTTCACCTCCTAAATCTGAAATGATGGATCGCTTAGCGCTTGCTCAGGAGTCTAGCTCAGTGTCTCATTTTATCTAGTATCAGTATTGAAAATTAAGTGGAATTTTAAACATTTCTTGGGTAACTATGTAAATTTTTCTTTTTATTTAGGTTAGGATGCACTATAATTTTTTTGTTTGCAATTTATCTGTATGGGTAACATAAGGAAGATAGATTAATGTAGAGTTAATTGGTTTCTACAGGTGCCAGGCACTTGTTTTCAATCCAGATGAAGGGATGAATACAATGGGAATTTGGTTTACTGAGAAGCAGACAGAGAACTTTGGTATTACAATGAAAATCAAGCGTACCTTACATACAGAGCAAACGGAGTTTCAAAAGCTGGATATGGTGGAAACGGAAGAATGGGGAAACATGCTCCTGCTCGATGACATGGTGATGACCTCTGTCCGAGATGAATTTGTCTACCATGAGATGGTGGCACATATTCCGCTTTTCACTCATCCAAACCCTGAGAATGTGTTGGTCGTGGGTGGTGGTGACGGCGGAGTGATTCGTGAGGTGTTAAAGCATCCTAGTGTGAAAAAGGCGACGCTCGTGGATATTGACGGCAAGGTGATTGAGTATTCGAAGAAATATTTGCCTGAAATTGCCGGTATGCTTGAGGATGAACGTGTCGAGGTCAAGGTAGGCGACGGCTTCATGCATATTGCCGAAAGCGACCATGACTATGATGTGATTATGGTCGATTCGACGGAGCCGGTCGGACCAGCGGTGAATCTTTTTACAAAAGGCTTTTATGCCGGAATTGCTAAGGCGCTGAAAGAGGACGGCATTTTTGTTGCACAGTCAGACAACCCTTGGTTTAAGAGTGATTTAATCCGCAGCGTGCAAAAGGATGTAAAAGAAATTTTTCCAATTACAAGGCTTTACACGGCGAATATCCCAACATATCCAAGCGGAATGTGGGCCTTTACACTCGGCTCAAAGAAATACGATCCGCTCGAGGTGAGCGACGATCGGTTTCATGAAATGGAGACGAAGTATTATACAAAGGAATTACATAAAGCAGCGTTTGTGCTGCCTAAGTTTGTGCAAGATTTGGTAGAGTAATTTTATAGGAATAAGTAATGTCATTTTATAGGAAAAAACACTGCTAGGTCAAAGCGGTGCATAGAATAGAGGGGGAATTACGATGCGTTTTGATGAAGCCTATTCAGGTAATGTGTTTATTAAAAGTCATCCAAGCTATGAGGAAAGTCAGGTCGTGATTTATGGGATGCCGATGGACTGGACGGTTAGCTATCGTCCGGGGTCCCGCTTCGGCCCGGCGCGTATTCGTGAGGTGTCGATTGGGATTGAGGAATACAGCCCGTATTTGGACAAGGATTTAGCAGATTTGAAATATTTTGATGCCGGCGATATGCCGCTGCCGTTCGGGAATGCGCAAAAGAGCCTCGATTTGATTGAGGAGTATGTCGACAGTCTGCTTGCAGATGATAAATTTCCGCTTGGAATGGGCGGCGAGCATTTAGTATCATGGCCGGTGATTAAAGCGATGTATAAGAAGTATCCGGACCTTGCGATTATCCATATGGATGCCCATACCGATTTGCGTGAGAATTATGAGGGTGAACCGTTATCCCATTCGACCCCGATTCGAAAGGCCTGCAACCTCATTGGTCCGACAAATGTTTACTCCTTTGGCATTCGTTCCGGTATGAAGGAAGAATTTGAGTGGGCGAAGGAAGTTGGGATGCATATTTCGAAGTTTGATGTGCACAAGCCGCTTCAGGAGGTTCTGCCGAAGCTTGCTGGGCGCCCTGTCTATGTCACGATTGACATTGATGTCTTGGATCCGGCGCATGCACCGGGTACTGGTACGGTGGATGCGGGCGGTATTACGTCAAGAGAGCTGCTGGCTTCGATTCATGAGATCGCCCATTCTGACGTGAAAGTTGTGGGCGCGGACCTAGTCGAGGTTGCTCCGATATATGATCACTCTGAGCAAACCGTGAATACGGCAAGCAAGCTATTACGTGAAATGCTGCTAGGGTTTGTGAAATAAGTGGATGTAGACCAGAGACCGAGCTGTCTCTGGTTTTTTATACGATTGGCGGTGGCTGACACCGCAAATGGACACGTGGCTTTGTAGTTCTTTTAAGACAGACAACTATTAGGAATCTGAAAATTGGGAACAATAAGGATGTAGCAGGGCTTTTTTTCATGAACTTGAAACAAATTTTAAAAAAATTTATAATTAGTAGGTTATGCAAATAGTGTTATACAGGTAATGCAAGGAAAAGAGGTGCACGCTCGGTGTCCAGCTATCCAACGGAGCAGATGGCTGTTAAAATAACAGTGAATACGACGATAACGAACGGCTCGGAAAAGGAAACGTATGAGCTTATTACATTTGGACAATACATTCAAAAGACGAGCTCTGTCTTTCTGCGCTACGATGAATTGATGGAAGAGGGTTCCGCGAAAACGGTTGTCAAGGTAACCGGTCAGGAGGAAGGTTCGATACTCAGGAACGGTGCTGTTGACATGCGTCTTCCCTTTCAAGCGAATCAAACCCTTGTTGGCAGCTACAAAACGCCGTACGGGGTCCTTGACATGGAAACCTCCAAAACCAGGATTAGCCATGAATATGATGATGTGTTAAAAAAAGGCCTTATTAATATAATGTATGATTTAAAGATGCAGGGAAACGATGCAGGTACATATCACGTAAGTATTACGTTTGAGGAGGATGAAAAAGATGAACATAGTGGAGCAGGTAAAAAGTAAACTAAGGCAGGAAGTTGCTGCCGCTGTTGTGAAGGCAGGCTTGGCTAGTGAAGAGCAGCTGCCAGGTGTGATTTTAGAAATCCCGAAGGATAAAATAAACGGTGATTATTCAACCAATATGGCGATGCAGCTGGCAAGAGTAGCAAAAAAGGCGCCGAAAATGATTGCCGAAGAGCTGGTGGCTCATTTTGACAAATCAAAGGCATCGATTGAAAAAATTGAAATCGCCGGCCCTGGCTTTATTAATTTTTACATGAATAACAGCTATTTAACCGATTTAATTCCAGCCATTATCGATGCGGGTGAAAAGTATGGTGAAACCACTGTTGGAGGTAATGAGAAAGTTCAGGTAGAGTTTGTGTCCGCGAACCCGACAGGTGATTTGCATTTAGGACATGCCCGCGGTGCTGCGGTAGGAGATTCGCTTTGCAATATTTTAGCTAAAGCAGGCTATGACGTATCACGTGAATATTATATCAATGATGCGGGAAATCAGATTAATAATCTGGCATTGTCAGTGGATGCCCGCTATCACCAAGCACTTGGCATGGACAAACCAATGCCTGAGGACGGCTACCATGGCGAGGATATTATCGGTATTGGGAAAAAGCTGGCTGAGGAATTCGGCGATAAGTTTGTCGCGATGCCTGAAGAGGAGCGCTTCCAGCAATTCCGTGAATATGGTTTAAAATATGAAATGGCGAAGCTGAAGCAGGATTTAGAGGATTTCCGTGTTGGATTTGATGTGTGGTACTCAGAAACCTCCCTTTATCAAAACGGCAAAATTGATGATGCCCTGCAAAAGCTGAGAGATAATGGCTATATTTTCGAACAGGACGGTGCGACTTGGCTGCGTTCGACTGACTTTGGCGACGATAAGGACCGTGTATTAATCAAGCAGGACGGCTCTTACACCTATCTGCTGCCGGATATTGCCTACCATAGAGACAAGCTTGAGCGCGGCTATGAAAAGCTGATCAATATTTGGGGTGCCGACCACCACGGCTATATCCCTCGTATGAAAGCGGCGATTCAGGCGTTAGGCTATGGTGCGGATACGCTTGAAGTGGAAATTATTCAGCTTGTTCATTTATATAAAAATGGCGAGAAAATGAAGATGAGTAAGCGAACAGGGAAGGCAGTTACGATGAGGGATCTTGTCGAAGAGGTTGGCCTTGATGCTACTCGTTACTTCTTTGCGATGAGAAGTGCGGATACCCATATGGACTTTGACCTGGATTTGGCGGTTTCCCAGTCCAATGAAAACCCGGTTTATTATGCCCAATACGCGCATGCTCGGATTAGTAGCATCCTGCGCTCTGCGGAGGAAATGAATCTTGCCTATGGTACGAATGCTGATTTCTCTTATATTTCTTCGGAAAAAGAAATCGATCTGTTGAAAAAGCTAGGAGAATTCCCTGAAGCAGTTGGGGAAGCGGCAATAAAGCGCACGCCGCATCGCATCACAAACTATATCTTTGAGCTGGCGTCTACCTTCCACAGCTTCTACAATGCGGAAAAAGTATTGGATACCGAGGAAGTGGAGAAGACGAAAGCACGCTTATCGTTAATTAAATCGGTACAGATTACGCTGAAAAATGCGTTACAGTTGATTGGGGTTTCCGCTCCAGAAAAGATGTAATAGGAAAAAATGGCTTCCCGAGGGTGGGGAGCCTTTTTTGTTGGAGTCAAAAGGCCAAAAACGTGAGTGAGGAGAGGAGAAGTGTCCAATAGGCGCGGTCAAAAGGTCAAAAATGAGAGCTTGGAGTCGGGATGTGTCCGATAGAAGGGTTCAAAAGACCAAAGGGGCAAGGTAACCAGTCTGAAGTGTCCGATAGAAGGGTTCAAAAGACCAAAGGGGCAAGGTAACCAGTCTGAAGTGTCCGATAGAAGGGCTCAAAAGACCAAAGGGGAAAGGTATCAAGCCTGAAGTGTCCGATAGAAGGGCTCAAAAGACCAAAGGGGAAAGGTATCAAGCCCTGAAGTGTCCGATAGAAGGGTTCAAAAGACCAAAGGAGGAAGGTATCAAGCCCTGAAGTGTCCGATAGAAGGGCTCAAAAGACCAAAGGGGCAAGGTAACCAGTCTGAAGTGTCCGATAGAAGGGCTCAAAAGACCAAAGGGGCAAGGTATCAAGCCAGAAGTGTCCGATAGAAGGGCTCAAAAGACCAAAGGAGGAAGGAACCAAGCCAAAAGTGTCCGATAGAAGGGTTCAAAAGACCAAAGGGGCAAGGTAACCAGTCTGAAGTGTCCGATAGAAGCGCTCAAAAGACCAAAGGGGAAAGGTATCAAGCCAAAAGTGTCTGATAGAAGGGCTCAAAAGACCAAAGGAGGAAGGAACCAAGCCTGAAGTGTCCGATAGAAGGGTTCAAAAGACCAAAGGAGGAAGGTATCAAGCCAAAAGTGTCCGATAGAAGGGCTCAAAAGACCAAAGGGGAAAGGTAACCAGTCTGAAGTGTCCGATAGAAGGGTTCAAAAGACCAAAGGGGCAAGGTACCAAGCCTGAAGTGTCCGATAGAAGGGTTCAAAAGACCAAAGGAGGAAGGTATCAAGCCAAAAGTGTCCGATAGAAGGGCTCAAAAGACCAAAGGGGAAAGGTAACCAGTCTGAAGTGTCCGATAGAAGGGCTCAAAAGACCAAAGGGGCAAGGTACCAAGCCAAAAGTGTCCGATAGAAGGGCTCAAAAGACCAAAGGGGCAAGGTACCAAGCCAAAAGTGTCCGATAGAAGGGTTCAAAAGACCAAAGGGGAAAGGTATCAAGCCTGAAGTGTCCGATAGAAGGGCTCAAAAGACCAAAGGGGCAAGGTAACCAAGCCTGAAGTGTCCGATAGAAGCAACCAAAAGACCAAAAAAGGTATTTAAAGAGGGTCTTCAAATACCTTTTCTATTTCCATTCCACCGCACCGCCGCTGATCCGTTTGACACCGCGGATTTTACTGATATCCTCAACAAGCTTGAGCATGGCTAAATCCTTTTGTTTCGCTTCAATCATAAAATCGACATCCTGCTTCATGGAATGGAGAATCTCCAGTAAAGGCTGGAGAAATTCAATATCGACATAATCGGCATGGGAACGAAAGGCAGATGCTGATTTGGGCGAGGAGATGTGGAGCTTCGGAATCAGGCCACGCTTTTCCCAGGTCGCAAAAACCTTTGGCAGCAGTTGCTCAAGCGGGGCATCACCGAGGTTTGCCATATGGTGATGATAATCAAAAATATTTGCCACTCCTTCGAGCTCGCACATCCGCAGTGTTTCATCAGTTGTATAGGTTTTATCGTCATTTTCCAGTGTCATAATCTCTTTAATATGTGGTGGGAGACTTTTTAAATTAACCTGGAACCGTTCAAGGGATTCCTCTTTATTGCCATAGGCCCCGCCAATATGAATGTTAATCAGACTTTCTTTTTCCACTCCCATCGCCTCCAGCATCCGATAATGGTATTCCATATCGGTGACGGCATTCCTTGTTACGTCCTTTCGGGGGGAGGTAAAGAGCGTAAATTGGTTAGGGTGGAAGCTGACCCGCAGGTGGTGCCGCTTCACGAGCTCGCCAATCCGACGCCACTCCTCGCGAAACGGAGTGACAAAGTCCCAGCGCACCTCCGGATGGGTGGCAAGCGGAACAATCGAGCTCGAGAAACGGTACAGCTCAATTTCGTGGCCAATATTATAATGAAGCATCCTTTCCGTGTTGACCAGATTTGTGGCGGTAACGGTTAACAGCTTTTCCATCCGTTCACTGGCGGGCAGCTGCGAAAAGCGAGTATAGGTGACGGTTTTGGAGGGCGATGCATCCCAAAGGCTCATCGATTGGGATACATAGCCAAAGCGAATCTTCATAGCGTTTGACTCCTTTTAACAGGTAATATGGTAGAGAGTCTTTTCTACGGTTTCATCCAATCGGCAAGGCTGAACAGGGGAAACGGGGCAGTTTCTGTCCCAGTCTATTCGGACAAGGGACCTGTCCCTTTGTCCCGGGCTATGGGCCCCATCCCCCTGTCCCGCTACAAAAACAGTGAGATTGAGCGGGCGAGCATTTCTTTGCAGAATGTCCAGGGGTTGAGCATGGATATATCCTTTTTGGAAATCAGCTTGGCTTCAGCCTGGTCCTGCTTCAACACACCGCGGATGCTTTCAACATAGCTTGGGTCGTACGTATAGCAATTCATTTCATGGTTTAAAAAAAAGCTCCGCTTATCGAAGTTAGCGGTTCCGACGTCACAGACCCGGTCGTCAATGATGAGTATTTTAGAATGATAAAAGCCATTTTGATATTGGTAGATGGACGCTCCCAAATCCAATAATGGACGAAAATAACGGTAGGAGGCTTCTTTTACAAGCAGATGGTCCGGCGTGGAAGGGACCAGGATTTCAAGTTTGACGCCTCTTTTTAAGGCAGCCTGCAAATCTTGAAGAAGTCTCTTGCCTGGAATAAAATAGGGCGTCCCAATCATAATGCAGTCCTTTGCACTGTTAATCAGCTCGGAAAAGGTATGCTCCAGATAAAAGCCCTCAGAAGGAATAATCCGGTGGCGGTATTTCCCTTTTTCTAAATCGGGAAAATACAGCTTATTCTGAGTTAAGCGCACCATGGCGGCCTCCTCCCAGTCCCTTAAAAACATGACCTGTAAATCCTGTACCCCCTCGCCGACAATTTTAAGATGGTAGTCACGCCATGGGCTGAGCTTCGAGTCAAGATTAATATATTCCTTACCAATATTAAAGCCACCCAGATAGCCGATTTTACCATCAATGACGGTAATTTTCCGATGATTACGTATCTGGGAAGAATAAAAGAAAAAGGGAGGCCGCGGTGCCTTACAGAAAATGAGCTGTACCCTCGAGCCCTGCAGCTCTTTTGTTATGCTTCGCTTTGCTTTAAAGCTGCCAACCCAGTCCAGCATAAGGCGGACCTCAACGCCCTCATCTGCCTTTTTTTTAAATAACGACAGAAAATCGGTGGAGATGTGGTCCTTTTTTACAATATAAAATAGAACGTGGATATGCTTTTGGGCTTCCTTCAGCTCCGAAAACAGGTCGGCAAACAGCTCCGGACCTGAGGTGAACAGCCTGATATCACTGTGCCGATCAGGAAAGTGCTGCAGCTTGAGCTTCTCTAAATGTATTTTTCTGCCCAGGGAAAAATCAATGAAGAAATAGAGGACGATTAGATAAAAAATCCCGACAATCATGAAAAATGTATTCATGGTTCATTTCCCCCTTGAGCCTTATGACTATTGTCCTGTTAGTATGCACGGGAATCCATTTTCCTATGTTCACTAGAAAAAGAAATAAAAAAACGTGACTGATTGTTTGTTTGCGACCATATAAATTAAGTA of the Bacillus tuaregi genome contains:
- a CDS encoding DUF1934 domain-containing protein, coding for MSSYPTEQMAVKITVNTTITNGSEKETYELITFGQYIQKTSSVFLRYDELMEEGSAKTVVKVTGQEEGSILRNGAVDMRLPFQANQTLVGSYKTPYGVLDMETSKTRISHEYDDVLKKGLINIMYDLKMQGNDAGTYHVSITFEEDEKDEHSGAGKK
- the cls gene encoding cardiolipin synthase; translated protein: MNTFFMIVGIFYLIVLYFFIDFSLGRKIHLEKLKLQHFPDRHSDIRLFTSGPELFADLFSELKEAQKHIHVLFYIVKKDHISTDFLSLFKKKADEGVEVRLMLDWVGSFKAKRSITKELQGSRVQLIFCKAPRPPFFFYSSQIRNHRKITVIDGKIGYLGGFNIGKEYINLDSKLSPWRDYHLKIVGEGVQDLQVMFLRDWEEAAMVRLTQNKLYFPDLEKGKYRHRIIPSEGFYLEHTFSELINSAKDCIMIGTPYFIPGKRLLQDLQAALKRGVKLEILVPSTPDHLLVKEASYRYFRPLLDLGASIYQYQNGFYHSKILIIDDRVCDVGTANFDKRSFFLNHEMNCYTYDPSYVESIRGVLKQDQAEAKLISKKDISMLNPWTFCKEMLARSISLFL
- the uvsE gene encoding UV DNA damage repair endonuclease UvsE, with amino-acid sequence MKIRFGYVSQSMSLWDASPSKTVTYTRFSQLPASERMEKLLTVTATNLVNTERMLHYNIGHEIELYRFSSSIVPLATHPEVRWDFVTPFREEWRRIGELVKRHHLRVSFHPNQFTLFTSPRKDVTRNAVTDMEYHYRMLEAMGVEKESLINIHIGGAYGNKEESLERFQVNLKSLPPHIKEIMTLENDDKTYTTDETLRMCELEGVANIFDYHHHMANLGDAPLEQLLPKVFATWEKRGLIPKLHISSPKSASAFRSHADYVDIEFLQPLLEILHSMKQDVDFMIEAKQKDLAMLKLVEDISKIRGVKRISGGAVEWK
- a CDS encoding transglycosylase domain-containing protein, which produces MEIMTDHRFRKTIKYLRALFFLCLILACLMVLFIIGIMVYAKVLGPPPLSVPQSTLIYDDNGAVIGESNNGQKRYWVNFNEISPHLIDATLAIEDRNFYEHHGFDYKRIAGAALADLKAMAKVQGASTISQQYARNLYLEHDKTWQRKLNEAFYTIRLEMNYSKEQILEGYLNTIYYGHGAYGAQAASQFYFGKNASELSLAEASMLAGIPKGPSIYSPLASLEKAKLRQGIILTAMQENHLIDKSKADKAKQESLTIVGKHPHTKLVTAPYFQDAVRQQLSQVLKLDDRTIELGGLKVFTTLDLEQQKMAEETIEKQISEDSDIQVGFVAMNPKNGYVKALIGGRDYTESPYNRVTQAERQPGSTIKPLLYYAALEQGFTPASTMRSELTTFKFDDERAEYTPHNFNNQYAEDDLTMVQALALSDNVYAVKTHLFLGEETLVETAKRFGITSDMAKVPSLALGTSGVRVIEMANAYSLFANGGKKVTPVMIKKVENHKGEVIYEHSSEPEAVLQPELAFVMTHMMTGMFDKKLNGYASVTGTTIINDMTRTYAGKSGSTNTDSWMIGFSPQLVTAVWTGFDDGQPIEGRLDQMYAKNVWVQFMEQALEGTPEKSFKAPKGTVGMYLDPVNGKLATEDCPVKRYTYFAAGTEPTEYCTEHLLEEEKEAKGKKKKHREEHENDDRAPWYKRVLPWS
- the speB gene encoding agmatinase → MRFDEAYSGNVFIKSHPSYEESQVVIYGMPMDWTVSYRPGSRFGPARIREVSIGIEEYSPYLDKDLADLKYFDAGDMPLPFGNAQKSLDLIEEYVDSLLADDKFPLGMGGEHLVSWPVIKAMYKKYPDLAIIHMDAHTDLRENYEGEPLSHSTPIRKACNLIGPTNVYSFGIRSGMKEEFEWAKEVGMHISKFDVHKPLQEVLPKLAGRPVYVTIDIDVLDPAHAPGTGTVDAGGITSRELLASIHEIAHSDVKVVGADLVEVAPIYDHSEQTVNTASKLLREMLLGFVK
- the argS gene encoding arginine--tRNA ligase — its product is MNIVEQVKSKLRQEVAAAVVKAGLASEEQLPGVILEIPKDKINGDYSTNMAMQLARVAKKAPKMIAEELVAHFDKSKASIEKIEIAGPGFINFYMNNSYLTDLIPAIIDAGEKYGETTVGGNEKVQVEFVSANPTGDLHLGHARGAAVGDSLCNILAKAGYDVSREYYINDAGNQINNLALSVDARYHQALGMDKPMPEDGYHGEDIIGIGKKLAEEFGDKFVAMPEEERFQQFREYGLKYEMAKLKQDLEDFRVGFDVWYSETSLYQNGKIDDALQKLRDNGYIFEQDGATWLRSTDFGDDKDRVLIKQDGSYTYLLPDIAYHRDKLERGYEKLINIWGADHHGYIPRMKAAIQALGYGADTLEVEIIQLVHLYKNGEKMKMSKRTGKAVTMRDLVEEVGLDATRYFFAMRSADTHMDFDLDLAVSQSNENPVYYAQYAHARISSILRSAEEMNLAYGTNADFSYISSEKEIDLLKKLGEFPEAVGEAAIKRTPHRITNYIFELASTFHSFYNAEKVLDTEEVEKTKARLSLIKSVQITLKNALQLIGVSAPEKM
- the speE gene encoding spermidine synthase, giving the protein MGIWFTEKQTENFGITMKIKRTLHTEQTEFQKLDMVETEEWGNMLLLDDMVMTSVRDEFVYHEMVAHIPLFTHPNPENVLVVGGGDGGVIREVLKHPSVKKATLVDIDGKVIEYSKKYLPEIAGMLEDERVEVKVGDGFMHIAESDHDYDVIMVDSTEPVGPAVNLFTKGFYAGIAKALKEDGIFVAQSDNPWFKSDLIRSVQKDVKEIFPITRLYTANIPTYPSGMWAFTLGSKKYDPLEVSDDRFHEMETKYYTKELHKAAFVLPKFVQDLVE